The genomic segment ACCATCCGCCGCCGGCTGGCCGAGGCCAACCCCGACGCCTACCTGCCCGACCTCGCCATGTCGTTGAACAACCTCGGCAACCGCCTGTCCGAGCTGGGGCGGCGGGAGCAGGCCCTGGCACCGGCCGAGGAAGCCACCGGCATCTACCGCCGGCTGGCGAAGGTGAACCCCGACGCCCACCTGCCCGACCTGGCCATGTCGTTGCACAACCTCGGCAACTGTCTGTCCGGGCTGGGCCGGCGGGAGCAGGCCCTGGCACCGGCCGAGGAAGCCACCGGCATCTACCGCCGGCTGGCGAAGGTGAACCCCGACGCCCACCTGCCCGACCTCGCCATGTCGTTGAACAACCTCGGCATGATCCTGTCCGTGCTGGGCCGGCGGGAGCAGGCCCTGGCACCGGCCGAGGAATCCACCGGCATCTACCGCCGGCTGGCGAAGGTGAACCCCGACGCCTACCTGCCCGACCTCGCCGCGTCGTTGAACAACCTCGGCATGATCCTGTCCGTGCTGGGGCGGCGGGAGCAGGCCCTGGCGCCGGCCGAGGAATCCACCGGCATCTACCGCCGGCTGGCGAAGGTGAGCCCCGACGCCTACCTGCCCGACCTCGCCATGTCGTTGTGGGCGTACGGGTGGGTCTGCGTGAACGCGAAAACCAACTACGCCGAGGCTCTGGAATCGATCACCGAGGCGATCAGCCTCTATGAGCCGCTCGTACGCCAGCTGCCGCAGATGTTCGCCGGACAGATGTTCTCGGCCTATCGAACCCTGGCGGACGTGCTCGACGGTCTTGGTCGTACAGAGGAGGCCACCGAGTTGCGCCAACAACTCAACAAGACAGCCGGTGGTGGGCCAGAAACGCAATGACGGTTGGGGTTCAGGGAGGACCCGGCGGGTCGCAGCGTACATAATTATGGGTCTTGTGTCGTTTGTGTGGGTGGTTTGCTAGATCATCATCTGGGGAGTTTGGGTTGGTGGCCGCCGAGGCTGAGCATTGCTAGGGCGATGAGGGCGTCGGCGCTGTGGTAGCCGAAGGCGATCCGGGTGATGAGGCGGATTTTGGCGTTGACGGATTCGATGCGGCCGTTGGACAGGCCGTGTTCGATGGAGGCGATGATGGCGTCGCGGTGTCGTATGACGCGGCGTTGTAGGTCGATGAAGGTGTCGATGCGGCTGCGGCGGGCCCATCCGATCCATTTGTCGAGGGCTTCGACGGCGTCGGTGTGGCTGGTTCTGGCCAGGGTGAACACCAGGCGTAGGCCTTCTTTCAACGCCCAGGCCCGGTAGAGGCGGGGGTGGGTCTTGGCGATCCAGTCGAGCTTGGCTCGCTGGTTCTCGGTGAGGTTCTCCGGGTTCTTCCACAGTGCCCAGCGGGTGTTCTTCAGCTTCCGGGCTTCGCCGACCGCGACACCGCGGCGGCCGGCCCCTCGGCCGGTGGCCTGGTTCCACACCTGTCGGCGGACCTGATCGACAGCGTCAGCCGCCCAGGCCACGACATGGAACGGGTCGGCGCAGCGGACCGCGTTCGGGCAGCGGCGACGCACGACCGTGGTGATCCAGTCGGCGCCGTCGGCGGACACGTGTGTGATCTTGGCGGCCCGGTCGGGGCCGAGTAGGTCGAAGAAGGTGTCCAACGTGGCGGCGCTCTTGCCCTGCGCCGCCCACACCAGCCGGCCGGTGTCGTGATCGACCACGACCGTCAGATAACGGTGGCCCTTCTTATAGCTGACCTCATCGATACCGATCCGACGCAACCCCGCGAACCGGTCGACGAGCCCGCCGGTGTCGGCCCATACCCGGGCCACGATCGCACCGACGGTGCGCCACCCGATCCGCATCAACCGCGACACCGCCGACTTCGCCGTGTGCACCGCCAACCACGCCACCGTCGCGTCGAACGCCCGGGTATGCCCGGCACCGTGACGCGCCCACGGCACCGCCGCGACCACCACCCCATGGACCGCACACGACACCCGCGGCGCCTGCGCCTCGACCTCAGCCCGCAACACACCCAGATCCAACGCCCGCCACCGCCGCCGCGTCCCCGCGTCATAACGCGGACACCGCCGGCCACAATGCGGACACCGCTGCCGGGCGCCCTTACGCACCCGTACCCGCACCACCACCAACGCCTCGCCAGCGTCGAACTCGACGCCCTCCACCACCGCCTGCTCGACCCCCACCACACCAGCCCATATCATGGCAGAACGCATGCCGTTGCTCCGTCTCCGAGTTCTCGCACTTCACCGGTCGAGAACTCCAACGGGACAACGGCATGCGCCGTCACCACCCCACCAAACACCCACTAAACCGACACAAGACCCATAATTATGCATAACCCTCGGCGACAGCGACGCACGGATCTGCCGCGAACCGATCGCTACGTAGCGTAGCCACGCTGCCGCTGGGTGAGCCGTGCGGTCGTGCCGATGTTAGGGCGTCGCCTACAGGCGTTCATCGTGGTGGGCCGGTTACCGCCTGGCCGATCAGGAAAGGAACGGGCGCTCCGAAAGGCGACGCTTATCTGCGGGCGGTGATGCCGGTCAGGAAGATGTCCACTCCGGCGAGGAACTGCTCACGGTCGTCATGTTCGTGCAGTTGCGAGGCCGCGTCCTGCACGATCGGGTCCGGGTCGTGTTGCGCCCATTGTGCCGCCAGAGTCTCCAGGTATGCCTTGCGATCCGCGTCGCTGGTCACTCGCCGGGCACCGGTGGCGTATTGTGCTGCCGCGCCGAGGACGTAGTTGACCAACGCTGATCCGGCGTCCGCCCTGGCCGGCCCGGGCACGCCGAGGCGCTGCAGCTGTGACCCGACACACTTCCAGATCCGGAAGACGGCGGGTTGCCATGGTTCGCGGGAGAGCTGGGTCCCGACCCACGGGTGCGCGTCGATCGCGTCGAAGATCCCGAGCGCGAGAGCACGGATGGCCTGCTCGGGGTCTTGGTCGTCGTCGGCTCCCGCCGTTACCCGTCCCACGACGTCGTCCGCAGCCGCGGCGAGCAGGTCCTCCTTGTTGGCGATGTGGTGATAGATCGCGCCGCGGCCGGTTGACAGGTGAGCCGTCAGCGCGCGGACCGTCAGACCCGCCTGTCCCGTCGCGTCGAGCACCTCGATGGTCGCCTCGATGATGCGGTCCCGGGACAGCGCATCGCTGCGTCTGGTGTTTCGCGGCGTGGGGATGGTCACGTACACCATCTTGACACGGTTGGACCAGCGGTCCAATCTTGGAGTTGGACCGACGGTCCAAACTTCATCGAGAGGACTGACATGACCACTCCCGTCACGATCGTCGGCGCCGGCCTTGGCGGCCTCACCCTCGCCCGCGTCCTGCACCTGCACGACGTCCCGGTCACCGTCTACGACGCTGAGGACTCGGCCCAGGCTCGCACCCAGGGCGGCCAGCTCGACCTGCACGAGCACAACGGCCAGCGCGCCCTCGCGATCGCCGGCCTCACCCAGGAATATCGCGCGATCATCCACCCAGGCGGTGGAGCGCAGCGGGTCCTCGACCAGCAGGGCACCGTGCTCGCTGAGATCCCCGACGACGGTTCCCTGGCCCGACCGGAAGCGCTACGCGGCGACATCCGCCGCATCCTGCTCGAGTCACTGCCAGCCGGCACCGTTCAGTGGGGCAAGAAGCTCGTCGAGGCCACACCCCTCGGCGGGGGCCGGCACGAGCTCACCTTCGCGGACGGCTCGACAGTCACCACCGAGATTCTCGTGGGCGCCGAGGGGACCTGGTCGCGAGTAAGAGCACTCCTGTCGGACGAGAAACCGACGTACGCGGGCATGAGCTACATCGACACCTACCTGCACGATGTCGACAACCGCCACCCCGACGCGGCCAAGGCCGTCGGCGACGGCGCCATGTACGCACTCATCCCCGGCAAGGGATTCCTCGCCCACCGCGAAACAAACAACATCATCCACACCTACGTCGTGCTCAACCGGCCGATCGAGTGGTTCGCTGACATCGACTTCGCCGACGCCGACGCCACGAAGACGCGGATCGCGGCCGAGTTCGAAGGATGGGCACCCGAACTGACCGCCCTGATCACCGACGCCGACACGACGCCGATCCTGCGCAGCATCCACCAGCTCCCCGACCACCACCGATGGCCCCGCACGCCCGGCGTGACACTGCTCGGCGACGCCGCACACGTGACCGTCCCCGGCGGCGAAGGCGCGAACATCGCCATGCTCGACGGAGCCGAACTCGGCGAGGCGATCGCCGCACACCCCGGCGACGTCGAGACCGCCTTCGCCGTCTACGAGGAAGTGATGTTCGCCCGCAGCGAGGCCGAAGCGGTCGCCGCGCACGAGACCATCGACCTCATCCTCGGCGACGGCGCACCCAACGGACTCGTCAACCTATTCAACGGAACCGACCAGGACGCCAATTGACTCCGTCAGCGCCGTCCTGAACGCTCGCTGGTCGCGTCCGTAGAACCACGAGCCGCGTCGAGCCCTCTCCCGTACCGCTTCGGGTACGGGGCCTCAGCCGTGCCTCGCGAGCCAGAACTCCCTCCCTTCTACCCCACACGTTCATGATCACATGGCGTGACGAGCGTTAACACCGAGCTACGGTCAATTGTCACGATCCCCGCGCTACAGAACGTGATGCCCCAGGCGGCGGTCCGGCGCGCGGATCTGCCGCGAACCGATCGCTACGTAGCGTAGCCATGCTGCCGCTGGGTGAGCCGTGCGGTCGTGCCGATGTGAGTGCATAGGCAGATAAATGCTTGCTCGCAAACAATGAGCGCTTTTCATTCTGTGTGACAGTCGGTTGCGACGCAGTGCAGGACGTCGCGGTGAACCGCTGGCTTCCCTGCGCTGATCTAATGCTGTCCCGCTGCTGCTACGTAGTCACTCGCCGGTTGTCGCTAATTCGAGTGGGTGGCGTCGCCTCCGTGGTGGTAATGGCTCGGAGGATGTGGCGACGTAGGAGCGCTAGGCCGAGGGCGGCTGTCAGTGCCACGGAGACGAGGAGGAACGCAGTCGTGGTGCCCAAGTGGTCATTGATCACGCCGCTGGTGAAGGAGCCCGCCGCGATGCCGAGTTGGCCGGCGGTCTGGAGCCAGCCGTAGGCCTGCGCGGTGTGTGGCGCGGGTGCGGCGCGGGCCACAAGTTCGTCTGCCACCGCGAGCCATGGTGCCAGTGCAAGCCCGAAGATTACGACGGCGACGGCCATCTGAGGCACGGTGCGGGGCAAGAGCAGAGTCATGGAGCTGACGCTGAGTACCGCGAGAAGGACAAGGTAGGCGCGACTGATGCTTGCGCGGCGGCCCCGGATGGCCAACAGCAGCCCACCGACCAGGCTGCCCGCCGACCAAACCGTGACCAGCAGTGCCGCCTGGTTGGGATGCCCGACGTTGGCGGCGAACGCTGGGATCAGAACCCACATTGCACCCATGCAGGTCATGTATCCGAGATGGATGCCGAGCAGCGTGCGGATCGCGCGTCGCCCGGACGCTGGCTGTCGCATTCTCAACGGGTGTTCGGCGTGGCTACGACGGGGGATGACGATGACGTTGACGATGAGAGCGATCGTGCCGATCGCGGCGAACGTCAGAAGTGCGCCGCCCGGTCCTGCGGTGGCGAGGCTCGCGGCGACCAGGAGCGGGCCGCCGACGTAGAGGAGTTCCTGTCCAACGGCGTTGACCGCGTACGCACGGGTCAGCGCCGAGGATTCCACCAGGGTTGGCAGCAGTGCGCGTCCGCTGCTGAGCACTGGAGGAGTGGCAAGTCCGGCAGCTGCTGCCAGCGCCACGAAGGCGAAGGGGCTGGCCGCGAAGGTGAGTCCGACCAACGTGACGAGGTGCGCCAGCCCGAAGGCAAGCAGTACGGGCCGGTCGCCGATGCGTCCCAGGAGGCGACCCGACAGTGGCGCGGTCAGCGCGAGGCCGATACTGCAGGCGGCGCTGGCGATGCCCGAAGTGGTGAAGCTACCGGTGTTGTGATGCCCGAGCAGAACGACGAGTAGTTGTCGCATCGCCACGGGAAGCTGCGCGAGGTTCATGGTGATGATGACGGCCGTCGCCCGACGAGGTAGATTCACAAGTTATGAATTTACCTGTCAAGGTAGGCCCAAACCTGCTGGGGGCGCTGACCCTGTTCGTCAACGGCAGGATGCGGGCTGCGGTCACGGACCGGGCTGGTGCCGGTGGTGCGTTGGCCGACGCGGTTATCGTGATCAAGGATCAGCCAGGTGTGACCGCAGACTGGCTGGGCCGGGTGCTGGAACTCTCCCAGCCAGGCGCCGCCCACCTGGTTCGTCGACTTCTTCAGCTGGGCTGGGTAGAGAGACGCGCCGGCACTGACGCACGGAGCCGATCACTGCACCTCACCTCATTGGGCACGACCGTCGCTGAGGAGATTCTGCAGGCGCGCCATCAAGTATTGGCAGACGTGGTGGAGTCGCTCTCGACACGGCAGCGCGAACACCTCGTGGACATTGCCAGGACCCTCCTACGTCCCCAGGCTCGCGATGGTGAGGCCCTGGCCCAGCTGTGCCGACTATGCGACCGCTCGTGTTGCCAAGAGTGTCCGGTACATGCTGGCTATCTCGATCACCAGACCGATCATCGAGAGCGAGGTGACCGAGACTCGTGAACTCGGCCAGCGAGGTGGTCCTCGATCGGGGTGCTGAGCAGTTGACGGGCCGCGTTGGCGTACTTGATACCTGTGCTCTCGGCGACGCCGAACATCTCCACGAGGTGTAGCGGATCGGCGCCGCAAGCCAGTGCCTCATCGAGTTGTCGGTCGATGCGCAGCTTCTCGATGCTGGCGGTCACGCCGCGCAGTAAGGGTCTGCTGCACCGATAGGTGACATCTTAGATGGCTTGCCCGAGGGGTCCAGGCAGACGTGTATCCGATAGGCACAGTCGGTTCCACATGACGGAGCCGACAAAGCCGCCGTTGCTGGCGCCGGACGCGCACGGATCTGCCGCCGGTCGTGTGCGCGTCGGTGCTGGCACCTCCGTCACCTTGGGTAGCCGCCGACCCGGTGCGAGGAGACCCGACGTGGTCGGGAACAGTGTGTGCACCTGGCTTACCGATATAGGCCCGGTACGGTCTGACGATACGCTCCCTCGGTGGCTGAAACCGGGAAGGCGGACAGAGCGGCGGGGATCCGAGTCTTGACGGAGATGGCACGGACGATGCTGGCATCCGGCGCCGACGCGGATCAGGTAGCCAAGGAACTGCTCCGGCGCACCGACTCCCCTATCTCGGCAACCAAGGCTGTTGCCGACGCGACTGGCATGAGCTTGGGCGACGCGAAGTGGGTCGTACACCGCAACCTCGAACCTGCGGTTCGCGAGGCTGCAGAGAGCCTCTGGGACGAACTGCTCGACGGCATCAGTCGCCTCCAGGAACCGCCGAGCACCCCAGATCTGGCCGTTGAACCAGCGGAATGAGGTGACGCGACCCGGGATACCGTCACGATGATCAGGTGCATTGATCTGCCGCGTACTGCGCAGCACGGAGCGTGATGCCCAGGGTTGCTGCAGCGCTCGCCCGACGGCCGGCCTGGTTCTCGAGCCGGCAGGAGATGGGGCTGCTGTCGGCGTCAGACGACCATGGCGTGGATGCCGGTCGACAGCCATCCACCTATCGCTGCCCAGTACAGGAGTTGGAGCGCTTCGGTCTTGGTCCAGGCCAAGCCGAGTTGGCGCAGGGCCGGTATGCGGGCGTGTGGAAGGACTCTCGGTGGGGACTCCAGGTCATTGAACCTAAGCAGTTCAGTGCTATCCGAGTGGCGCCCCGTGTGCGCTCATCCAGCTCTGCGGGTCGACGGCCCCGTTGCTGCTGGAATCGGCGTTGACGTGCACCTCGTAGTGCAGGTGGGGACCGTTCGAGTGGCCGGTGGACCCGACGCGGCCGATCGGTTGCCCGGCGATCACCGGATCGCCGACGTTCACGTTCGGCCGGGTCTGCAGGTGGCAGTACCGGGTGATGATCCGGCCAGGATGGGCGATATCCAGGTACCAACCACACCCACTCGTAAATTCGGGGCTCCCGTCGCGGTCACAGCCCCACTCACCGCCGGTGCGGTTGTCGATCGCGTTGCAGCGCAACCGTTCGACGGTGCCAGAGGCGGCGGCGACGATGATGGCGTGCCGGGCCGCACCGAGGTCGACCCCGTCATGGCCCGGCCGGGAGCTGGTGCGGAATCCGGAGACGACCAGTGCGCGTACCGGCTGGGTCCACCCCTGCGCGGAGACACCGCTGCACGGGTTGATCCCCACCGTGGATAGGCCCGACGCCGCACCGACGTGGCTGACCAGGCGTATCGCGTCGGCGGTATGCTTCGCGTACGCGTCTGGGTAGGCCGAGAGCTGCACCTTCTGGGCTGCTTCGGTGAGCGGCATCTGTTGCCAGCCCTCGACGGTGAGCAGCTTGTCGAAGAACTTGCCCGCCTGATATGCCGGATCCCTCAGCTGTTGCGGGGTGCCCCACCCCTGCGAGGGGCGTTGCTGGAACAGCCCGATCGAGTCGTCCGCACCGCCGGCCAGGTTCCGCAGGCGGGACTCCTGCATGGTGGTGGCGGTGGCCACCACCCATCCCCACGGCGGCACGGCTTTGGTGTTGCCGACCGCGAGGATCGTCGCCACGTGGGAGAGTTGTTCGCCGTCCCAGCCGTCGAGGGCCGGGATCGGCCCTCCCGAGGTGACCGGGCCGGGTACGACTGCTGCGGTTGTGGGCGGTGCCTCCGTGGCGGGAACGCAGGTCGCGCCGCCGCCGACGATCGCGGCCCCGCCGAGCAGCGGGATGGCGATGATCACGGCGAGGACCGCGACGATGAGGCTGATGAGTTTCCGCATGGCAGCTCACTCCTTCCGGGCGTGAAACGGAGAAAGGGCCGGTGGGCCGCCCTCACGGGGCGGCACACCGACCTCAGGT from the Solwaraspora sp. WMMD1047 genome contains:
- a CDS encoding M23 family metallopeptidase; translated protein: MRKLISLIVAVLAVIIAIPLLGGAAIVGGGATCVPATEAPPTTAAVVPGPVTSGGPIPALDGWDGEQLSHVATILAVGNTKAVPPWGWVVATATTMQESRLRNLAGGADDSIGLFQQRPSQGWGTPQQLRDPAYQAGKFFDKLLTVEGWQQMPLTEAAQKVQLSAYPDAYAKHTADAIRLVSHVGAASGLSTVGINPCSGVSAQGWTQPVRALVVSGFRTSSRPGHDGVDLGAARHAIIVAAASGTVERLRCNAIDNRTGGEWGCDRDGSPEFTSGCGWYLDIAHPGRIITRYCHLQTRPNVNVGDPVIAGQPIGRVGSTGHSNGPHLHYEVHVNADSSSNGAVDPQSWMSAHGAPLG
- a CDS encoding TetR/AcrR family transcriptional regulator; protein product: MDRWSNRVKMVYVTIPTPRNTRRSDALSRDRIIEATIEVLDATGQAGLTVRALTAHLSTGRGAIYHHIANKEDLLAAAADDVVGRVTAGADDDQDPEQAIRALALGIFDAIDAHPWVGTQLSREPWQPAVFRIWKCVGSQLQRLGVPGPARADAGSALVNYVLGAAAQYATGARRVTSDADRKAYLETLAAQWAQHDPDPIVQDAASQLHEHDDREQFLAGVDIFLTGITARR
- a CDS encoding NAD(P)/FAD-dependent oxidoreductase; protein product: MTTPVTIVGAGLGGLTLARVLHLHDVPVTVYDAEDSAQARTQGGQLDLHEHNGQRALAIAGLTQEYRAIIHPGGGAQRVLDQQGTVLAEIPDDGSLARPEALRGDIRRILLESLPAGTVQWGKKLVEATPLGGGRHELTFADGSTVTTEILVGAEGTWSRVRALLSDEKPTYAGMSYIDTYLHDVDNRHPDAAKAVGDGAMYALIPGKGFLAHRETNNIIHTYVVLNRPIEWFADIDFADADATKTRIAAEFEGWAPELTALITDADTTPILRSIHQLPDHHRWPRTPGVTLLGDAAHVTVPGGEGANIAMLDGAELGEAIAAHPGDVETAFAVYEEVMFARSEAEAVAAHETIDLILGDGAPNGLVNLFNGTDQDAN
- a CDS encoding MFS transporter — protein: MNLAQLPVAMRQLLVVLLGHHNTGSFTTSGIASAACSIGLALTAPLSGRLLGRIGDRPVLLAFGLAHLVTLVGLTFAASPFAFVALAAAAGLATPPVLSSGRALLPTLVESSALTRAYAVNAVGQELLYVGGPLLVAASLATAGPGGALLTFAAIGTIALIVNVIVIPRRSHAEHPLRMRQPASGRRAIRTLLGIHLGYMTCMGAMWVLIPAFAANVGHPNQAALLVTVWSAGSLVGGLLLAIRGRRASISRAYLVLLAVLSVSSMTLLLPRTVPQMAVAVVIFGLALAPWLAVADELVARAAPAPHTAQAYGWLQTAGQLGIAAGSFTSGVINDHLGTTTAFLLVSVALTAALGLALLRRHILRAITTTEATPPTRISDNRRVTT
- a CDS encoding ISL3 family transposase is translated as MRSAMIWAGVVGVEQAVVEGVEFDAGEALVVVRVRVRKGARQRCPHCGRRCPRYDAGTRRRWRALDLGVLRAEVEAQAPRVSCAVHGVVVAAVPWARHGAGHTRAFDATVAWLAVHTAKSAVSRLMRIGWRTVGAIVARVWADTGGLVDRFAGLRRIGIDEVSYKKGHRYLTVVVDHDTGRLVWAAQGKSAATLDTFFDLLGPDRAAKITHVSADGADWITTVVRRRCPNAVRCADPFHVVAWAADAVDQVRRQVWNQATGRGAGRRGVAVGEARKLKNTRWALWKNPENLTENQRAKLDWIAKTHPRLYRAWALKEGLRLVFTLARTSHTDAVEALDKWIGWARRSRIDTFIDLQRRVIRHRDAIIASIEHGLSNGRIESVNAKIRLITRIAFGYHSADALIALAMLSLGGHQPKLPR